CGCAAATATTTACAATTATCAAATTATTTTTTTAATATTCAATTGGGAGGTTACACATGAATAATTTTAAAACTATGGATATTAATAAATCTAAGACAATTTCTGGCGGATTTGCTATTACTACATTAATTACTACCATTCTATCAGTTATCCCAGCTGTTATTGGCGGAATTGGCGCTGCAGCCGGAATTGCAAAAGCCCTTTCTTCAGCTAAGGGAGAAATTAAAACTAAAGATGGATTCAATGTTAAATGAGATGATGCTAATACCAATATTGGATTTAATGTCGGTTTTCATTATTGCATATAAAAAAAATCAGGGTTGCCCTGATTTTTTAGTTAGAACTTTTTTTAGATTTTTCTAATATTTTATTGAATCTTTCAACACGACCTCTAGCTTTTACATCGCTACGGTTACCAGTGTAAAAAGCATGACAACTTGAACAAACATCTAGACTAACTTTTTCAGCTGTAGAACCAAATGTGTACTCAGAATTGCACGATGAACAAGTTGCTTTGATTTGATCATATTTTGGATGAATATCTTTTTTCATTATGCGCTCCTATCTTTAAAATTAATTAAACTTATACTA
The sequence above is a segment of the [Mycoplasma] phocae genome. Coding sequences within it:
- the rpmE gene encoding 50S ribosomal protein L31, whose amino-acid sequence is MKKDIHPKYDQIKATCSSCNSEYTFGSTAEKVSLDVCSSCHAFYTGNRSDVKARGRVERFNKILEKSKKSSN